cgattttCCCTTTCACTGTTCTACTAGACAaggtgaacaacaacaaaaaagccacgTTCACAGCACATAAAGGAAGTTTTTGTTCAAAAAAGCACTGATACTGGAAATGGGAATATGAAAAATACAACAGGATTATCACAAGACTAAAAAAATAGGAAGTAACCTCGAGGAAAGCAGGTTCCCAGATTTGGGGACAGCAGAGCTGGAGGGGGCGGGGTGGCCCTGAGCCCCTCcccccactctcttctccttcacacacacaggcaggagGGGGTCAAAGAAGCAATGCCACCTAATGGTCTTTGCAGCAGTGATCTGCTTCAGCGAGAACCAGAAGGAAGCTGAGACTGAAACCACGTAACCAAAGGGACAGCGATTCAGATTCAAAACAGGAAACGGAGGTGGAAACGAGAGGAGGGCGGGACTCCGGAGCACAGAGAGACCCCGCAGCCAGCCCGAGGAGGCCGCGGCCCCCGCACAGAGGGAGGCGCCCACGCCGGGGAGGGGACCAGGTCGGAGCCCGGGCCCCACCCTTCACTGGCAGAGCTCCCGTGCTCCAGCGGGACCTGCCCACCATCCTGGGTGGCGAGGGCTAGGTGCAGTGTGGCCATCACACGTGATCAAGGAGGACCCAGGCGAGGGGTCCTTAGAAGACGGGGCAGGGCCAGTCACAGCCCCCACGGGTGCACCCCAGTGTGCTGGGGACAAGGCaacccctgctccctgctcctTTCCTGCTCGGCCTGACGCCAGGCCCTCCAGGGTGAGGCCTGCTTTGGGCATCTCCGCACCTCCCACCACCCCTCACAGCCTCAACAAGGGTCTGCTGGATCGATGCACACGCTCTATGAACGCTGCTGCATAGACCTTTGTTTCAGAAGATGTTTCATCAAGTTTAAAACCTGATCTGTTTCAGCAACCAATGATCTTCAAGTCTCagataggatttttaaaattctaaacaatGTAAATCACTTTATCAAAAAGTTTTCTGACTCAGGAATGTGTGTTtattaaactaaatgaaaaatatatgtcaAATCTTGATTTTCATTTAACTTTGAGAAATACTCTTCAATCAGAAACTGAAGAGAATTTTGTTGTCTGCCCAGAGCAGTCAGATAACCTTTACCATTTTCTCTTGCACCTTATTCTAACAATAACGATTAGTAAAACTATTAGACAAGCAGGTCAATTAGACAAGGTCAACTGCACCGAGGAGGCCGGGGTTAATGCAAATGAAGCCAGCAACGTGCCAGGTCTGCGGTTAATTCGAGGTGATGACTCTTGCATCCAGCATGCAGCTCACAGCACGGGAAGGCCTCTCTGGAAAGCCCTGGCCTTGTCTGCAAGGCACACCTGTCTGCGTGCAGATCCCCAGTGCCTCAGTGCTAAGGACGGCTCCCTGGACAAACGTGTCTCCATCACCCAAGGCACTACAGAGGGGCGATGGATTTGAAGGTAACCAGCTCCTACCTGATAAAGAAAAATACCTGGGGTGGCTGTGGAACGACCAAGTGTTTATTCAGGTGGCTGCAGCTGGACTGCTTATCTTTTAATCCTTTCCTGGGATTCGGGGCATGGGGTCAAGAGTAGGAAAAGGGAGAGGACCCATCAGGACGGACAGGACAGGTGGGGAAGAGCAGGCTGGAGGGCGTCAAGGGACAGACAGGCAGCTGGGTCAGCAAGGAAGGGAGGAGATGAGACAGACACAAGCCGACCGGGTAGTGAGTGCAAAGGCAGGAGCCGTGTCTTGCTGATGGGCAACCCCCAGGAGGGCTGGCACAGAGTGGGGATGCCACGGCCGCTGGCCTGGAGAGAAGCTCCCCTCCCGGCCGGAGGCCCTGATGGTCCGGCACACTGCTCCCGCGGCCCTCCTGAGACCACCGTTAGTTAGCTCGTGCAGTTTCTGCCATCgtctttaagtttttttttcctgcatcctTCATTCGAGTGTCAATTCCAATGGTGAGGACTTATTTCTCCTGTTTTGTTTACACTGAATACCTGGTCAGTGCATATGCATTACGTTATTGACATCTTTCCACTTAGCTATTTCCAGCATTGAAGCCTGCACGCTAAAGATGACCAGGAGATCTTGCTTGAATAATGTCTGTTTAATGTATTAATTCACCTTCTGGCGTGGCTGAGAATAAGAATGAAGACAGGCTGGAGGAGATGGAGAACAGGACTGAGTACAGCCCTGGACGATCCCGGCACATCTGTCTCAGCTccactccctcccctccaggccgCTCCAGGCTCGCTGGCTACCCGGACACCTCTCTTCAACTGTGCCTTGGCAACAAGCCCTGCCCTGACTCGGGGGTTCACTGCGGCAAACTGCTCCGAGGAACCCCGTCCTGCCACGTCCTCCTCCGCTCAGCCTTCCCACGGCACTGGTGTTCTAATGTACAGGCAGCTTCACGCTGCTCACGGATTATACCTCCACGATGCAGGAGGCGCATCTCTCTCTGTTCCTTTATGGCcggcacctagaacagtgcccagACAGAGTCGGCCCTTAAACGTGTGACGGATGAAGGAAACAGTAAAGAGGGAAGATGTGGACACTATCCAGAAAGCCTTATCGGAAACGTCTGTAGCAGGAGATGGAATGGTCAGTAATTCTTCAGGAGATGAAGGTTGGGTAAACGCTCGCTGTTTTAAATCCTCACTGAACACTCCTGCTTCTGGGGATAAGAACGGAGTCTGGGGCCCCTGCTCTGGGTTCTGTTCTGCAAACAGAGCGCCGAATGGTGCCCTCGGCCACAGCCAGCTCTCGTTATTCACCTcacaaaaggaagaggaaaagagacgCCCTGCGCCAGGGAGCCCCGCTCGGGCATGATTGTCGTAGTCCTCCTTTCCGGTCGGGAAGTGCGTGGCGGTGGAAGGAGCTCCGGCTCTGGCCCTCATGCAGGGGTCTCGGGCGAGCACCCCACCCTCCGGGCCCACGTGCCCTGAGCCGTCCCCAGGGGGAATGTCACTGCGGGCATTCGGTAGGGAGCTGGTGGCAATAGAGGGCACAGCGTCTGGCGCAGGTGGGCTGGGCCCTCGCGCCCTCCGATCGTCAGAGCCCCTGACCCCCACGGCACTGCTGCCTGTCCCGAGGGACGCTTTCCCCTCCTGGACTGCAAACTCCTGGAGGCACGACCAAGCCTCTTGCTGCTGCTCTGGGCCTTCAGGGCGGGCACGACAGGGAGTCAGCCATCGAGCAGACGACAGCGCGGACGCTCCTGCCACAAGGTCACGCAGAGCCGGGCACCAAGGCACGCAGCCGCTCACCTGCCCTCACCTTTCCCTCGCTCCTCGGCCGCCGCGACCACGTGCTGGCTGCCACCCTGCACAGATGAGCTGCTCACCCGCgcaactgctgctgcttctgcctggCATGCCCTGCCTCCCCCTCTCCGCCCTGGACGCGCGGGTCTGTGTGCCAGCCTCCTCCGCACTCTCAGGCCAGGTCGGTCCTCCCCTGGTTCCCACGCATCCTGTGTTCACCCTCCCCAGGCTGTCACCCCTGCCACCGCAAACTGTGTGGACCTGAACACCCtcaaaggacttccctgtggctcagttggtaaagaatctgcctgcgatgcgggagaccagggtttgatccctgggttgggaagttcctctggagaagggaattgcaatccactccagtactcctgcctggtaattccatggacagagaagcctggcgggctacagtccgtggggtcgcaaagagttggacatgattgagtgactaacacacacaaacatcctCAAATGTAAGGAACCAGCTAGGAAATTCTAGTACCTCCAAATGATGGAGTAAtatgcagaaaataaagaaggttGATTCTAAATAAAGTGTCATTTCAgtcaaaaaaccacaaaaaacggTCGGACCGAAAAAAAGTAGAGAGAACATATGTGAACACGTATGTGCTTCCACAAGCACACAGGTCCTCAGAGGCAACATGCCGGGACTCACACTCGCGGCTGGGAGGGGACCAGTGTGCCACGGACACGCCCTCCTGGAACGCCCAAATCGGAACCACGGCAGAGAAGACCTGCGCGATGGAGAACAAATCAGCTGCTCACAGACTGGTCTTCAGGACCAGGCTGAATTCTCCCGGGGCAAGGACAGCCTCTGGTTCATTTAAGGCACCGGCCACAGGATGTGGGcgatgtttaataaatgtttgctgaactgaactcaactaaGGTTTTGAAGAGGATCGTTAATTCATGCTTCTGGGTACCAATTCTATCAGAAATCCTACATTCTAGACCACCTGTGCTCTAAAACAGATGGGCAACTAGTGACTTCTTAAAAAAACAGAGCCATGCCCTCTGCAAAGATTGCCCTCAATCAGGGAAGTGGGGGGAAGATGACCTGGCTGGAGATCTCTGAGACGGACAGGCAGCGTGAGAGTGAAGAGGCAAGATCCTGGCCCAGCCTGGGGCCTTTCGGGCCACCCTCAACCTTTCTGCAGCTCAGATGCAGCTACGAGGTGGGAGCTGTAGGCGACACTGCTGAGACCAGGGCTGCGGGGACCAGCAATGGTGTGGGTCCTCTGAGGACTTAGCTGGTGCCCCAGACCTGTCAGGTCTGTTGGCAAAaatcgaaggcgggaggagaaggggacgacagatgatgagagggttggatggcatcaccgactcgatggacatgaatttgagcaagctccgggagttggtggtggacagggaggcctggcgtgctgcagtccatggggtcgcaaagagtcagacacgactcagcaactgaacagacCTGTCAGACAAGCCAGAGCTCTGATAACACACAGAGACGCCAACACGCTAGGAGGTGGAGGCCTGTGGTGGTGGCTCTGACGCAGACTCTCCTTCgtccctctttttcttcctttccccatcTGGAGCCAGGCGAGACACACAGGACATGCGGGCACTTTTAAGGATGAAAGTGGGCGACCAGCAAGCAGATGGAGGCTAACAACGTCATACTTTTTTGTTGTCCTGAGCAGCTCAGATGTTACTGTTTTGGTGGGATTCAATTCCTGGCTAAAGATCCCCACACAAGCGCCTCAGACAGTGATTCTCGGGTCGCTGTGGGGGCTTCCCGCCACCACCTGCACTTAGGGCCACTCCGAGGCGCCGACGGGACACATGGATGAGATGCCATCTGAATCCAGGAGGAGCTCACAGCTTAACAAAGAAAGGACACCGAGGACTCATGCAAAATGGCAAATGCAACTAAGAGGAAAGGCATAAAGTGcatgaaaattaaaaggaggGAGAAATGATTTCTGCTGCAGGTGGAGCAGAGAGGAACGGGGGGCACCTTGTGGGTCCAGCTGGACGGAGCCACGTGAAGGGCAGGTGGGCAGAGCGTGCAGGACCACGGACGCAAGGAAGGGTGACCCAGCTGCTCTCCAGCCACAAGTGGCCTCACTTCTTGACACCTCCACCTGACTTTTCAAAAAGTTGCCTCTGGAAAAGGACCAGGCGTGCAGAGCCCCAGGCTTTTCCTTGGGAATGGGTCATCCCCTTCACTGTTACTTCTTGTACAGTTTAACCTCAGACCACTTCTCAGCAGTAGTCAAATGGTACAATGACTCCATTAACAAAACTATTCCTATTAACCTCATTTGACAGGCTGACCCATACAGTTGGTGTAACTTCAGGAATACATACTTTGTAATAAGCATGGGCACACCTGCAGGGGTTCTGTGGAAGTTATTTTGTTACATTTGTATTGAGGGTTAATTGCTACACGTACCACAAAAAATTCCAGAGAATTCTACAGAGATGCAATTTATCTTACATGTAAAATGTAACTTTTTATAAACTAATCACTGTTGCAGAGACAGTCAGACAGGCTTCCTACTTCAAGAAACCCTTTGCCACCACTTCTGAGGAGCAACGGGGCCTTCCAAAGAGTGAACAGCCACTTCTGGATTCATCAGTTGTGAATGCTTTGCTTTAAGCATAGCACATGCATGTTAAGACCACCCAGAAACACCTCATActctgatttatttaaaaatgtcaacTGTCTAGTtcaaattgataaacatcaaatCCACATTAAGTCCTTATGTAAAAATCATAGGGATGCTAAGTTTTAAGATGTTCAAGCTAAATTCCCAATAATTTAACCCTATcttttctttgcctgaaatgGCTGTTCTTAAAGTCTGATCAAATCCTCCCACCAAGCACCGATCCCCACTGACACATACCTCTTCCAGCTGTCCTGAAGAAACTGGATCATCTTCATAAGCAGGGAACTGACAGCCCGCTTTGCAGCTGCAGAAATGACTAATTTCCTCCTCGCACTGTGCCGTGATTTTACAGTttgcctctgggcttcccaggtcgatCTCCAGAGGTTCACTCACGCTGCACGCCAGGCACGGGTTCCGCTCTCCTGCCGGGAGGACCCCGGCCGACTCCTCCTGGGAATCCAGGGACGTCTGGGCACTCTTCTCCATCCCAGACTTCTTTAGCCTGGGGAGGAACTTCCCAGACTCAAGCTCGGACTTCCCATAGTAATGGCCTTCTTTCTCTGCGTCCTCTTCCAGGGGTTTGAGATCTGCCTGTGGATCTTCAAATGTATCGACTTGAGAAGGAATGGGAATATTTGCTTCATCTCTCTCGGATTCAAATTCTGACTCGCTTCCTCCTCCGGGGGAGAGTTCAGACGCAGAGATGGGGCGAAAATGAGTCCTGGGGGAGATCCGGATGGCCCGGTACTGGGTTCTGTCGACATCGCATATCCTGGGGTGGAAAACTTCGCTATCGGAATCAGAGCAGAGGATCGATTTCGGTTTGAAGCTAGGACTGAAAGATGCAATCCCTTCGGGTTCAAAGGAACACTCTACATGGAGAACTTGTGAAAACGGATTGCTTAAGtcaaaggaagagaagggatACTCGAGTCCAGGATCTTCAACTTGAAAGTTGCCACAAGCTCCTAGTAAGTCTTCATGGAAGATGAAGGAAAATCCCTTATTCAATCCGTTTTCCCCGCTCTTCGGCTGGTCGCTCTGTTCGAAGGACACAAAAGGTTTCCATAACTGCCTGTGACCAGGAGCGAAGCTGTTTCCGGGGGTCATAAAGACATCTGTGCCCGCTATGGTCACCACGTCGGAAGCGGCACACTGCAGCAAGCTTCCTTTGGCGTGGCTGGGTGGTACGACCGCCCACTCCCCGTCGCTGTTGAAGGTTTTGAGCTCTCCGTAAACCCCTCCCAGGATGAATGAGTTCTCTTTGTCTTGGGCCACGTCCCAAGGTTTCGAGGGGGTGGTGTAGTCCCCGCCATCCACCTTGGACAGCTCGCCGGACACAAAGgctctcttctccagggtctctttcTGGCCCTCCCACAGATGGTATTCTGATCTCTGCACGGCCTTGTTGGGCTCCTGGAGGGGCTCCATTGGAGCCTCAGCATCCAAACAGCAGCAGTAGTTATTTACATCTGTCGGAAACAACTCATCATCAACGCTTTCTATTTCTAGCAGAGCTGCAGAATTTCTATCTGCCATCTTTGTCCAAATGTCTTTAATAACCCCTGAGCTGTAGCCATCTCCGCGCGGACTGCCTTCACTACACACCTGCGTAGTTTCGAAGGCTTTGTTCTCTGCTTTTTGTTCTAGCTGAATACCACAGACAGATTctagtttagattttttttggaaaactAATGTTGGGATTTCTCCTAAAGTCCTATTGTTTTGCTGGCAAGTTTCATCCTGCAAAAAATCTAGGAGTTCTTCATCTACATAATTGGACGAGACTCTAGGAACTACATAATTAATATCCTCTGCGTTAAACTGTGTGGATTCTTCAAACTGGATATTTAACGTCTCATTGTCTGAACGTGTTTCTTCTGAATGGGACCACGGACTACAAGTTCTTGTTGAAAGATTAGAACagtgttcattttcttcaaagGCACTATTTTTGGTCCATATTAGTAATCTAGACTGTGTTTTCCCAAGCATGTTAGCACTAGaatctgtattttcatttcccaAGTTGAgtgtttcaaaagaaaatggtaaaacaGAATTACTGCATTGCACTTCAAACACTGAAAAACAAGAGTTTATACCAGATCCTTCATTAATATCTGAAAAGAGCTCTTGATTGCCGGCCAGCAAATGCGGATTGAGCACTGTGCTGTCTAAAGTCGGGGAGAGTCGAACCGGGGAGTCCCCCGCAAAACTCTCCCCGTCGGCATCGCCAGAGCTGGACGAACAGCACTCCCAGAACTGGGCCAGGCTGCCGAGGTCTTGCAGGAGAAAGCCCTCAGCGCCCACAGAGCTGGTACAGTCTGCCCATATTGCACGTTCCCCTTGAAACTCCATTCCATCTAACACTATGCAACATTCTGCCTCAAAATCtgtcttctctttgcttttttgtcGAATCATATTCAAAATCCGACTTTCTCCTTGCGTGGTTTCTGAGGCACCGGGATCCAACATGGATTGGTCAATATCCACTTCGTAGAAGTGTGTTAATTCTGACAGATGAATATCATCCAAGTATTTGTCGTCCTCTGGCAGAGGACAGAATGAGGTCCCAGCGAGGTCGATATCCTCATTTATGACTGCAGGCATTTCTACAAAGTGACCATCGATGAAAGTGCCTGCCGCGAGGTATGTCTTGTGAATATCGTTGTTGCTGATGCAGAGACCGTGCACCGACTCGGACAGCTCCTCCACGGCGGCCGAGGCCGCGGCGCCGGCGTCCTGCCTGTTGCGGTAGGTGGTCTCCAGCTTGCTCTTTCTGCTCAGAGGGACGAAGTACTCGGCGATGGGCTCCGTGTACCACAGCGGCTCCTCCTTGTACTCGCGGTCCGCCCTGCTCTCCAGGAGCAGGTCTCCGCCCTCGGCGGCGCCCGCCTCCTTCCTGCCCGGCTCCTTCAGCGGCCGCCTGCCCCGCTTGCACAGCTGTCTGACGgagccgccgccgctgctgctgctgctcccggCGGCGTGCGGGTGCCTCTCCGCCTTCTCGGCGTGCTTCAGCGAGAGCCGGCCCTGCGCGCCGCGCGCTCCCTTCTTGCTCCGGATCTCGCGCGCCTTGTGCCTTGCCTTCACGCACTTCGCCGCCGCCTTTGGCTCCCCCTGGTTCCCGCTGGAGCTCGAGCCGGCTTCGCTGGAGCCGGAGGACCAGGAGCGCGGGCGCGGCTTCCCGTCGGGCCGGTGCCGGCTCTGCTTCTTGTACGGCGGCGCGGGCCGCTCTTCGCCGGGCCCGTTCCTGAACCTGTTCTCCTTTTCGCTGTGGCTGCGGCCGCCCTGCGTTCTCTCGTGCAGGCTGGCGGGCGCATCGCCGCTTCTCTCCCGGATGACCTCGCCTTCGCTGTTGCAGTCCTTGGGGGAGGGCGTGTCTGTGCTGGCTGGAGGGGCTGTGGACGACGAAGACGAGCTGGAGTAGGAGCCGCCTGCGGACTTGTTCCACACGGTCATGATTTCCTGCAGGCAAACGGGCTTCTCGGAGAGCGGTGGAAACGCTTCATAGTACCTGAAAAAACAAGCAAGAGATTTCAAAAGCAGGCGCTCAGACGTATCCGATATAGTAAAACATCACCCATCAGAGAAATGGGATATTTCATTTCAACAGTCAGTGTTTACACGTCATCCATGAgtgagcaacttaaaaaaaaacaactgacaaTACAGTAAAACCTTTAAATTTAGGTCCATGGATCAAGCACTTTCAACGTTCAACATCGAGGTAAGCGCTACAGGAATACTTAGAGAATATGTTAAGATGATGACTTTAAACTTTGGATTTTCGTAAAGTTACAAGTACAAATGGGATACGGTGGGAAGAATGTTAATATTCTGATAAGGACTATCTGAATGTGAATCTCAGCTCATTTACTCTGCTTGTGACGTTAAGCGACTCATGCAGTGTCACGGGCCGCTGCCTCACCTGGAAAGTGGGGGTACCGTGGCTTCTCTCACACGGCTGTCACGCGCACTAGAAACAGATGCGGGTGAGGAGCTGGAGAGCAAAGCAGCTGCGAGCACACGCTCTGAAGCCACGCTCCCCGAGCCGGAGTCCTCACGCTGCTATCTGCCAGCTCCGTGACCTGAGGCACAGCTCCTAAACCTCTCTGTGGCCTAGAACACGGGCTG
The DNA window shown above is from Cervus elaphus chromosome 6, mCerEla1.1, whole genome shotgun sequence and carries:
- the KIAA0232 gene encoding uncharacterized protein KIAA0232 homolog isoform X2; amino-acid sequence: MRPVCTVAVDGLPSESSSSSYPGPVSVSEMSLLHALGPVQTWLGQELEKCGIDAMIYTRYVLSLLLHDSYDYDLQEQENDIFLGWEKGAYKKWGKSKRKGSDLTLEEMKKQAAVQCLRSASDESSGIETLVEELCSRLKDLQSQQEEKIHKKLEGSPSPEAELSPTAKDQVEMYYEAFPPLSEKPVCLQEIMTVWNKSAGGSYSSSSSSSTAPPASTDTPSPKDCNSEGEVIRERSGDAPASLHERTQGGRSHSEKENRFRNGPGEERPAPPYKKQSRHRPDGKPRPRSWSSGSSEAGSSSSGNQGEPKAAAKCVKARHKAREIRSKKGARGAQGRLSLKHAEKAERHPHAAGSSSSSGGGSVRQLCKRGRRPLKEPGRKEAGAAEGGDLLLESRADREYKEEPLWYTEPIAEYFVPLSRKSKLETTYRNRQDAGAAASAAVEELSESVHGLCISNNDIHKTYLAAGTFIDGHFVEMPAVINEDIDLAGTSFCPLPEDDKYLDDIHLSELTHFYEVDIDQSMLDPGASETTQGESRILNMIRQKSKEKTDFEAECCIVLDGMEFQGERAIWADCTSSVGAEGFLLQDLGSLAQFWECCSSSSGDADGESFAGDSPVRLSPTLDSTVLNPHLLAGNQELFSDINEGSGINSCFSVFEVQCSNSVLPFSFETLNLGNENTDSSANMLGKTQSRLLIWTKNSAFEENEHCSNLSTRTCSPWSHSEETRSDNETLNIQFEESTQFNAEDINYVVPRVSSNYVDEELLDFLQDETCQQNNRTLGEIPTLVFQKKSKLESVCGIQLEQKAENKAFETTQVCSEGSPRGDGYSSGVIKDIWTKMADRNSAALLEIESVDDELFPTDVNNYCCCLDAEAPMEPLQEPNKAVQRSEYHLWEGQKETLEKRAFVSGELSKVDGGDYTTPSKPWDVAQDKENSFILGGVYGELKTFNSDGEWAVVPPSHAKGSLLQCAASDVVTIAGTDVFMTPGNSFAPGHRQLWKPFVSFEQSDQPKSGENGLNKGFSFIFHEDLLGACGNFQVEDPGLEYPFSSFDLSNPFSQVLHVECSFEPEGIASFSPSFKPKSILCSDSDSEVFHPRICDVDRTQYRAIRISPRTHFRPISASELSPGGGSESEFESERDEANIPIPSQVDTFEDPQADLKPLEEDAEKEGHYYGKSELESGKFLPRLKKSGMEKSAQTSLDSQEESAGVLPAGERNPCLACSVSEPLEIDLGSPEANCKITAQCEEEISHFCSCKAGCQFPAYEDDPVSSGQLEEFPVLNTDVHGMNRSQEKQTWWEKALYSPLFPASECEECYTNAKGENGIEEYPDVKEMPSNEERLLDFNRVSSVYEARCTAEPDAGAQPNGFHRTPRSSAGSAAEDSGSDGGGEWADPGEEELFSRTHL
- the KIAA0232 gene encoding uncharacterized protein KIAA0232 homolog isoform X3, with amino-acid sequence MRPVCTVAVDGLPSESSSSSYPGPVSVSEMSLLHALGPVQTWLGQELEKCGIDAMIYTRYVLSLLLHDSYDYDLQEQENDIFLGWEKGAYKKWGKSKRKGSDLTLEEMKKQAAVQCLRSASDESSGIETLVEELCSRLKDLQSQQEEKIHKKLEGSPSPEAELSPTAKDQVEMYYEAFPPLSEKPVCLQEIMTVWNKSAGGSYSSSSSSSTAPPASTDTPSPKDCNSEGEVIRERSGDAPASLHERTQGGRSHSEKENRFRNGPGEERPAPPYKKQSRHRPDGKPRPRSWSSGSSEAGSSSSGNQGEPKAAAKCVKARHKAREIRSKKGARGAQGRLSLKHAEKAERHPHAAGSSSSSGGGSVRQLCKRGRRPLKEPGRKEAGAAEGGDLLLESRADREYKEEPLWYTEPIAEYFVPLSRKSKLETTYRNRQDAGAAASAAVEELSESVHGLCISNNDIHKTYLAAGTFIDGHFVEMPAVINEDIDLAGTSFCPLPEDDKYLDDIHLSELTHFYEVDIDQSMLDPGASETTQGESRILNMIRQKSKEKTDFEAECCIVLDGMEFQGERAIWADCTSSVGAEGFLLQDLGSLAQFWECCSSSSGDADGESFAGDSPVRLSPTLDSTVLNPHLLAGNQELFSDINEGSGINSCFSVFEVQCSNSVLPFSFETLNLGNENTDSSANMLGKTQSRLLIWTKNSAFEENEHCSNLSTRTCSPWSHSEETRSDNETLNIQFEESTQFNAEDINYVVPRVSSNYVDEELLDFLQDETCQQNNRTLGEIPTLVFQKKSKLESVCGIQLEQKAENKAFETTQVCSEGSPRGDGYSSGVIKDIWTKMADRNSAALLEIESVDDELFPTDVNNYCCCLDAEAPMEPLQEPNKAVQRSEYHLWEGQKETLEKRAFVSGELSKVDGGDYTTPSKPWDVAQDKENSFILGGVYGELKTFNSDGEWAVVPPSHAKGSLLQCAASDVVTIAGTDVFMTPGNSFAPGHRQLWKPFVSFEQSDQPKSGENGLNKGFSFIFHEDLLGACGNFQVEDPGLEYPFSSFDLSNPFSQVLHVECSFEPEGIASFSPSFKPKSILCSDSDSEVFHPRICDVDRTQYRAIRISPRTHFRPISASELSPGGGSESEFESERDEANIPIPSQVDTFEDPQADLKPLEEDAEKEGHYYGKSELESGKFLPRLKKSGMEKSAQTSLDSQEESAGVLPAGERNPCLACSVSEPLEIDLGSPEANCKITAQCEEEISHFCSCKAGCQFPAYEDDPVSSGQLEEQFPVLNTDVHGMNRSQEKQTWWEKALYSPLFPASECEGVFCL
- the KIAA0232 gene encoding uncharacterized protein KIAA0232 homolog isoform X5 codes for the protein MSSGIETLVEELCSRLKDLQSQQEEKIHKKLEGSPSPEAELSPTAKDQVEMYYEAFPPLSEKPVCLQEIMTVWNKSAGGSYSSSSSSSTAPPASTDTPSPKDCNSEGEVIRERSGDAPASLHERTQGGRSHSEKENRFRNGPGEERPAPPYKKQSRHRPDGKPRPRSWSSGSSEAGSSSSGNQGEPKAAAKCVKARHKAREIRSKKGARGAQGRLSLKHAEKAERHPHAAGSSSSSGGGSVRQLCKRGRRPLKEPGRKEAGAAEGGDLLLESRADREYKEEPLWYTEPIAEYFVPLSRKSKLETTYRNRQDAGAAASAAVEELSESVHGLCISNNDIHKTYLAAGTFIDGHFVEMPAVINEDIDLAGTSFCPLPEDDKYLDDIHLSELTHFYEVDIDQSMLDPGASETTQGESRILNMIRQKSKEKTDFEAECCIVLDGMEFQGERAIWADCTSSVGAEGFLLQDLGSLAQFWECCSSSSGDADGESFAGDSPVRLSPTLDSTVLNPHLLAGNQELFSDINEGSGINSCFSVFEVQCSNSVLPFSFETLNLGNENTDSSANMLGKTQSRLLIWTKNSAFEENEHCSNLSTRTCSPWSHSEETRSDNETLNIQFEESTQFNAEDINYVVPRVSSNYVDEELLDFLQDETCQQNNRTLGEIPTLVFQKKSKLESVCGIQLEQKAENKAFETTQVCSEGSPRGDGYSSGVIKDIWTKMADRNSAALLEIESVDDELFPTDVNNYCCCLDAEAPMEPLQEPNKAVQRSEYHLWEGQKETLEKRAFVSGELSKVDGGDYTTPSKPWDVAQDKENSFILGGVYGELKTFNSDGEWAVVPPSHAKGSLLQCAASDVVTIAGTDVFMTPGNSFAPGHRQLWKPFVSFEQSDQPKSGENGLNKGFSFIFHEDLLGACGNFQVEDPGLEYPFSSFDLSNPFSQVLHVECSFEPEGIASFSPSFKPKSILCSDSDSEVFHPRICDVDRTQYRAIRISPRTHFRPISASELSPGGGSESEFESERDEANIPIPSQVDTFEDPQADLKPLEEDAEKEGHYYGKSELESGKFLPRLKKSGMEKSAQTSLDSQEESAGVLPAGERNPCLACSVSEPLEIDLGSPEANCKITAQCEEEISHFCSCKAGCQFPAYEDDPVSSGQLEEQFPVLNTDVHGMNRSQEKQTWWEKALYSPLFPASECEECYTNAKGENGIEEYPDVKEMPSNEERLLDFNRVSSVYEARCTAEPDAGAQPNGFHRTPRSSAGSAAEDSGSDGGGEWADPGEEELFSRTHL
- the KIAA0232 gene encoding uncharacterized protein KIAA0232 homolog isoform X4 translates to MRPVCTVAVDGLPSESSSSSYPGPVSVSEMSLLHALGPVQTWLGQELEKCGIDAMIYTRYVLSLLLHDSYDYDLQEQENDIFLGWEKGAYKKWGKSKRKGSDLTLEEMKKQAAVQCLRSASDESSGIETLVEELCSRLKDLQSQQEEKIHKKLEGSPSPEAELSPTAKDQVEMYYEAFPPLSEKPVCLQEIMTVWNKSAGGSYSSSSSSSTAPPASTDTPSPKDCNSEGEVIRERSGDAPASLHERTQGGRSHSEKENRFRNGPGEERPAPPYKKQSRHRPDGKPRPRSWSSGSSEAGSSSSGNQGEPKAAAKCVKARHKAREIRSKKGARGAQGRLSLKHAEKAERHPHAAGSSSSSGGGSVRQLCKRGRRPLKEPGRKEAGAAEGGDLLLESRADREYKEEPLWYTEPIAEYFVPLSRKSKLETTYRNRQDAGAAASAAVEELSESVHGLCISNNDIHKTYLAAGTFIDGHFVEMPAVINEDIDLAGTSFCPLPEDDKYLDDIHLSELTHFYEVDIDQSMLDPGASETTQGESRILNMIRQKSKEKTDFEAECCIVLDGMEFQGERAIWADCTSSVGAEGFLLQDLGSLAQFWECCSSSSGDADGESFAGDSPVRLSPTLDSTVLNPHLLAGNQELFSDINEGSGINSCFSVFEVQCSNSVLPFSFETLNLGNENTDSSANMLGKTQSRLLIWTKNSAFEENEHCSNLSTRTCSPWSHSEETRSDNETLNIQFEESTQFNAEDINYVVPRVSSNYVDEELLDFLQDETCQQNNRTLGEIPTLVFQKKSKLESVCGIQLEQKAENKAFETTQVCSEGSPRGDGYSSGVIKDIWTKMADRNSAALLEIESVDDELFPTDVNNYCCCLDAEAPMEPLQEPNKAVQRSEYHLWEGQKETLEKRAFVSGELSKVDGGDYTTPSKPWDVAQDKENSFILGGVYGELKTFNSDGEWAVVPPSHAKGSLLQCAASDVVTIAGTDVFMTPGNSFAPGHRQLWKPFVSFEQSDQPKSGENGLNKGFSFIFHEDLLGACGNFQVEDPGLEYPFSSFDLSNPFSQVLHVECSFEPEGIASFSPSFKPKSILCSDSDSEVFHPRICDVDRTQYRAIRISPRTHFRPISASELSPGGGSESEFESERDEANIPIPSQVDTFEDPQADLKPLEEDAEKEGHYYGKSELESGKFLPRLKKSGMEKSAQTSLDSQEESAGVLPAGERNPCLACSVSEPLEIDLGSPEANCKITAQCEEEISHFCSCKAGCQFPAYEDDPVSSGQLEEFPVLNTDVHGMNRSQEKQTWWEKALYSPLFPASECEGVFCL